TTGTCGAAGGGTGAAAGAAAACCGTCATGGTTCGACAGGCTCACCACGAACGGTTTTCTTAACGGCATACTTTTTGAATTAAAACCAAATTTATAAGGATTTTTTATGAAATTAGTCATCATTGATACAGGGTGTGCCAATTTAACGTCAGTCAAATTCGCCATTGAACGGCTGGGTATCACGCCTACTATCTCGGACAGTGCCGATGAGATATTATCCGCCGATAAACTTATCTTACCAGGTGTGGGGACGGCAGAATTTGCCATAAATGAGATGAATAAAAAAGGATTAATTCCTATCATTCGCCAAATCAACAAACCCCTGCTTGGTATTTGCTTAGGAATGCAGTTATTGGGCGAATATTCTGCCGAAAGCCAAACGCATAATATCAGCACCCTAAATCTTATCCCCAATCATACCCAAAAATTAGACGTGGGTAATTTACCCTTACCGCACATGGGCTGGAATAAAATTTATTTTGATGACATATCGCACCCCTTATTTGATGGTATTAAAAATGGCGATTTTGTTTATTTTGTTCACAGTTATGCGATGGCAGTAAATGACTATACCATTGCCACTTGTGATTATGGCACGCCATTTAGTGCGATGGTACAAAAAGATAATTTTTATGGCATGCAATTTCACCCCGAAAAATCAGGTAAAATTGGGGCAAGATTATTGCAAAATTTTATTGAAAATATTTAAAGCCACTTAAATTAGACAGTAGCCCAAAAAGTATGCTGAACTAGGTTTTCCGTTCGCCCTTGTATCAACCCAACACCAAACCTAGATTATCTGCTAGAATGTTGTTGGGTTATACAAGCAAAGAGAACACGGGTTCGCCCTTAGTGTCTTAACACTGGTGCTCAGATGGTGTCCTTTGCTTGTCATCTTAACTCTGAATGGTATCTAAGTGCGTTTATTAAAACAGACACTGCATAAACAAGGCAAGAGACAGATGATACACTATATTGGCATAGACATCAGCAAAGCAAAGTTTGATGTTGCATTTATAAACCCAAGCACAAATAAAGTAAAAACCAAGGTTTTTAACAACAACAAAGCAGGCTTTGATTTACTGCTTGCTTGGTTAAAAACCAATGTCAGCAATCATCTTGATGAGCTACACATCATCCTAGAAGCAACAGGGGTTTATCATGAACACCTAAGTGAGTTTCTTGATGATAATAATATCAAGCAAAGCATTGTCAATCCTAACTATGTCCGCAAATTTGCAGACAGTTTGGGGGTAATCCATAAAACTGATAAAAAAGACAGCATTATTTTATCAAGGTATGGTTATAGCCACAAGCCTGAGGTTTGGGTAGCACCTAGCATTGAAGCCAAACAGCTAAAAGCTCTATTGGCTCGCTTAGAAGCACTCAAAGAAGATTTGCAACGAGAGCAAAACCGACAAGAGTTGCTCTTATCACCCAATCTGCCCGATTTGGTTAAAGCATCCATGCAAACAGTCATCAGTGTCCTTCAAGAGGAAATTGCCAAACTCACCAAAGACATTGATGACTTTGTTGACAAACAACCAAGTTTAAAGCAAGACAAAACCTTACTTGAAACCATTGACGGTATTGGTTCTGTTATTGCCAAAGAAGTGGTATGCTTAATACATACCAAACAATTTAAAAAAGCCTCACAGATGGCTTCGTTTTTAGGCTTAATACCCAAACAAAGACAGTCAGGTGTCTTTAAGGGAGCAACCAAACTGTCCAAACAAGGGCAAGTCTCTTTGCGTGCTAAGCTGTATATGTCTGCAATGAGTGCCATTCGTTATAATAGCACCATTAAGGCATTTTATGAACGATTACAACAAAACGGTAAAACCAAAATGCAAGCCTTATGTGCTTGTATGCGTAAATTGGTACATATCTGTTTTGGTGTTATCAAAACCCAAACATCCTTTGAGCAACAAGTATCTTTAAGTTAGTTTGTAAGATACTAGATACCAGATACTTAAAAAACCATTGACTTAGGTGGGGTATCATGGTATCTGAGCTATGCCTGCGGGTGGCGGAAAACCATCATGGGCAGGCATAGCTCACCACGAACGGTTTTCCTTATAGCATACTTTTTAAAACAAACTAATATTTCAAAAATTAGGAAAATTTTATGACAACACCAATCATTATCCCTGCCCTTGATTTAATTGATGGGCAAGTGGTGCGCTTACACCAAGGCGATTATGGCAAACAAACCACTTATACATATAATCCCATTGATAAATTTGCCGAATATGTGAGTGATGGGGCAAGTTATTTGCACCTTGTGGATTTGACAGGGGCAAAAGACCCGAACAAACGCCAAATTACCCTTATTGAACAAATCATCAAATCCACCAATGCCGAAGTGCAAGTGGGGGGCGGTATTAGAAGCGAAGATGAAATAAAAGCCTTATTTGATATTGGGGCAAAACGAGTGGTAATTGGCTCAATGGCAATCAAACAAAAAGACACCGTAAAAGATTGGTTTAAAAAATACGGTGCTGATAAATTCGTTTTGGCACTTGATGTGAATATCATTGATAATCAAAATTTTATTGCCATTAGCGGTTGGCAAGAAAATAGCGGTGTATTATTAGAAGCGATTATTGATGAATATCTAGAAGTCAGTCTTAGCCATATTCTTTGCACCGATATTAGTAAAGACGGCACATTATCAGGCAGTAATGTGGCATTATATCAAAACCTAACCGAGCAATATCCCACGCTGAATATCCAATCATCAGGCGGAATTGGCAGTCTTGATGACATTAAAGCCATAAAACAAACCAACGTTTTTGGCATTATCGTGGGGCGTGCGTTATTAGAAGGCAAGGTGGATTTGAAAGGGGCGACACAATGCTAACGAGCCTAACCAAAAGAATCATCGCTTGCCTTGATGT
This Moraxella sp. K1664 DNA region includes the following protein-coding sequences:
- the hisA gene encoding 1-(5-phosphoribosyl)-5-[(5-phosphoribosylamino)methylideneamino]imidazole-4-carboxamide isomerase; this encodes MTTPIIIPALDLIDGQVVRLHQGDYGKQTTYTYNPIDKFAEYVSDGASYLHLVDLTGAKDPNKRQITLIEQIIKSTNAEVQVGGGIRSEDEIKALFDIGAKRVVIGSMAIKQKDTVKDWFKKYGADKFVLALDVNIIDNQNFIAISGWQENSGVLLEAIIDEYLEVSLSHILCTDISKDGTLSGSNVALYQNLTEQYPTLNIQSSGGIGSLDDIKAIKQTNVFGIIVGRALLEGKVDLKGATQC
- a CDS encoding IS110 family transposase, whose translation is MRLLKQTLHKQGKRQMIHYIGIDISKAKFDVAFINPSTNKVKTKVFNNNKAGFDLLLAWLKTNVSNHLDELHIILEATGVYHEHLSEFLDDNNIKQSIVNPNYVRKFADSLGVIHKTDKKDSIILSRYGYSHKPEVWVAPSIEAKQLKALLARLEALKEDLQREQNRQELLLSPNLPDLVKASMQTVISVLQEEIAKLTKDIDDFVDKQPSLKQDKTLLETIDGIGSVIAKEVVCLIHTKQFKKASQMASFLGLIPKQRQSGVFKGATKLSKQGQVSLRAKLYMSAMSAIRYNSTIKAFYERLQQNGKTKMQALCACMRKLVHICFGVIKTQTSFEQQVSLS
- the hisH gene encoding imidazole glycerol phosphate synthase subunit HisH; the protein is MKLVIIDTGCANLTSVKFAIERLGITPTISDSADEILSADKLILPGVGTAEFAINEMNKKGLIPIIRQINKPLLGICLGMQLLGEYSAESQTHNISTLNLIPNHTQKLDVGNLPLPHMGWNKIYFDDISHPLFDGIKNGDFVYFVHSYAMAVNDYTIATCDYGTPFSAMVQKDNFYGMQFHPEKSGKIGARLLQNFIENI